One Cryptomeria japonica chromosome 9, Sugi_1.0, whole genome shotgun sequence genomic window carries:
- the LOC131074483 gene encoding laccase-12-like, translating into MMSNLHPATFMVVLFTCIVLLDSLAWANLHTYKFVLEETNITRLCENYTIVTVNGQLPGPTLHVRNGDTLNVTVYNKAKHNATIHWHGVRQIRTAWADGPGYITQCPIQSGGKFTYTFTIIDQEGTLWWHAHVSWLRATVHGAMVIYPKRGSPYPFTHPHAEFPIVLGEWWNSDPIEVEEEAKLSGGAPNVSDAFTVNGQPVDLYNCSSSETTKFSVRKGKTYLLRIVNAAVNNHLFFKIASHNVTVVAVDASYTKPYTTDILVLSSGQTADVLLTANQAKAKYYMAAKLYTTQSLANIDNTTTTAILSYRGSSSSATPILPDLPEYNDTATVTNFSQALRSLASQEHPVDVPQTIDDSSLITVGLGLIPCETSGNCSGPNNTRLSASMNNISFVLPDIAVLQAYYFNISDVYTTDFLSNPPIEYNYNGDVDKILWAPISGTRMKVIEYNATVQIVFQATNIFQADNHPMHIHGYDFYVVGEGFANYDNETDPSSFNLVDPPQRNTVGVPVNGWSAIRFKANNPGVWFVHCHFDDHVTWGLSMVFLVKNGPSESESLKAPPNNLPEC; encoded by the exons ATGATGTCAAACCTTCACCCGGCGACGTTTATGGTAGTGCTGTTTACATGCATTGTCTTACTTGATTCTCTAGCATGGGCGAACCTTCATACCTACAAATTCGTT CTTGAAGAAACAAATATTACTCGGCTATGTGAGAATTATACCATAGTCACAGTGAATGGACAGCTTCCGGGTCCAACTCTGCATGTCCGAAATGGGGACACACTTAATGTTACAGTTTATAACAAAGCCAAGCACAACGCCACCATCCACTG GCATGGAGTGAGACAGATTCGCACCGCGTGGGCTGATGGACCTGGGTATATTACGCAGTGCCCCATCCAATCAGGGGGGAAATTTACGTACACTTTCACCATTATTGATCAGGAAGGAACGTTATGGTGGCATGCCCATGTGTCATGGCTACGTGCAACAGTTCATGGAGCTATGGTTATCTATCCAAAGAGGGGAAGCCCTTATCCGTTTACCCACCCACATGCAGAGTTTCCTATAGTGTTAG GGGAGTGGTGGAACAGTGATCCCATCGAAGTCGAAGAGGAAGCGAAACTGAGTGGAGGTGCACCGAATGTTTCAGACGCTTTCACTGTAAATGGACAGCCAGTAGACCTCTATAACTGCTCAAGCTCAG AAACAACAAAGTTCTCTGTACGGAAAGGAAAAACCTATCTTCTTCGCATCGTCAATGCTGCAGTCAATAATCACCTCTTTTTCAAGATCGCGTCACACAATGTGACAGTGGTAGCCGTGGATGCCTCCTACACAAAGCCATATACAACAGACATTCTGGTTTTATCATCTGGTCAGACTGCAGACGTTCTTCTCACAGCCAATCAGGCCAAAGCCAAATACTATATGGCAGCCAAATTATACACCACTCAATCTTTAGCAAATATTGATAACACCACAACAACCGCCATTCTAAGCTACAGGGGCTCTAGTTCATCTGCCACTCCAATCCTTCCAGACCTTCCAGAATACAACGACACTGCAACTGTGACCAACTTTAGCCAAGCCTTGCGAAGCTTGGCTTCACAGGAGCATCCGGTGGACGTTCCCCAAACCATAGACGACAGTAGCCTGATAACCGTAGGACTCGGTTTAATTCCTTGTGAAACAAGTGGTAACTGTAGCGGCCCTAACAATACCAGATTGAGTGCCAGTATGAACAATATATCTTTTGTGCTGCCAGATATCGCCGTTCTGCAAGCTTATTACTTCAACATATCAGATGTCTATACCACCGACTTTCTTTCCAATCCACCCATTGAGTATAATTATAACGGCGATGTAGACAAAATTCTGTGGGCTCCTATTTCTGGAACAAGGATGAAAGTGATTGAATATAATGCCACAGTTCAGATTGTGTTCCAGGCAACGAATATCTTCCAAGCAGACAACCATCCAATGCATATTCATGGTTATGACTTTTATGTGGTAGGAGAGGGTTTCGCTAATTATGACAATGAAACAGATCCGAGCTCTTTCAATCTGGTCGATCCGCCTCAACGAAATACTGTAGGGGTTCCTGTCAATGGATGGAGTGCTATCAGATTCAAAGCTAACAATCCAG GTGTTTGGTTCGTACATTGTCACTTTGATGATCATGTAACTTGGGGGCTGAGCATGGTGTTTCTAGTGAAGAACGGTCCCAGTGAGTCCGAAAGTTTGAAGGCACCTCCTAATAACCTCCCGGAATGCTAG